A region of the Carya illinoinensis cultivar Pawnee chromosome 16, C.illinoinensisPawnee_v1, whole genome shotgun sequence genome:
taaaaaaataattttttcatataaatctcaaatttaatcactttaaaaatgtgaaacttcaatataaaattgtaaatattattaacTTCTATGCAGGGAGAAGACACAAAAGAGACCAGTCAAGACGGATAGACTTCCATTAACGGTTGCCTCAATGACTTGACGAGGATGGTATTGTGCAGTCGCTCTCTAGACTTAACAAACGAAAAAACAATAGGAAAACCACTTTTGGTCTTTGGTCTTGTTTACGTTCTAAGATCACTgtgaatttttccttttttatttttttaaaatattattctgATGATTATTTAGGTTTAGATTttggagtttatttttatatatgaatatgaatattatttatgatattaatttttttttcaattatttatgtACGTGTTCAACAACCCGTTGTTCTTGCTTCAAATCAATTAAGAGAGATCAACAAGATTCCGAATATGAgttcaatcatatttttctcATAGTCTAGAAGAATTTTAACTAATTGAGAGCTAGCTTTATAATGTTGctaaaaatagaatataatattttttatgatttattttaacAGATACAAGTGACgagttaattttttatctttaagtaaaaaaacatattttagatttttttttttaaaaaaatatgtttcattgatgatatttttcataatgacatgattaatttctaaattatcACATAGATCACATTCGGAAGAATCAATTATCATAAATGTATCACTATCAATTAATTGAGATGGATTCCAATCATAATGACATGATTGATTTCATAAATCATAATTTCTTATTCATTAAtagtttatttattgtttagatttattttcatctttaaattttattctatttctttaattattgtGATGagcttattaattaattaattcttgctttgattcattaattgtttaattcttaatttcttattttatgttagaactcatttttctaaattaaattagaatttatttcatttatatttgatTGGTTTCCTACGCTTTTACCAGTCCATGTGGTGCCTTGACCTCGTTCTtgttaaattatatttcaatacAGTTTTCGGATTTGCAAGTATAATTAAAATCACACAATACATTTATATGAACGAAATGAAAAGGCgtcaaaagtaaagaaaatgataaacttactactattttaaaactttattttaaatgaagattAGTTatataaaactgaaattatttataatataatgcaCTACATACTTTacaactaaaatttttacaattaaaTGATGCAATTATGTtactttattaaaattaaattttagttttataaaaaaaaaaactatctattttatatagaattgtaaaatagttgtaagttaattatttttcatgtttttaatgAAGTAGTACAATAATATGAAGTTGttccaaaataaattataaaatagttgtagGGGTGAATGAGTAAATTATGATATCCAGAGGGAATAATACATTGAGTAACAAATGGGTCATTTAAACACTGTTTTAGTCATGGAATTGACCATCATCTcgatatattttatgttttgtgcTCCACCATTTAGAAGACCCCATCATAACAAAATTCATTTGATTGATACATAGACTTACAAATTTAACACagatttaagatattttcttgAATCATtgataaaaagatttttttatttgttccctgaacttaaacttaattattccaaaaaaacaattttcaatAACTTGTTGAACGCGACAATAGACTCATCATTTGGTTGTTAGAGTCTATTAAGATCAACttaattcagtttaattttataacatctaaatatataattctTAAATTACTacattcatctcaattcaaaattttcttacaCGTAGgacctataattttttttaactcaacacttATTTACATGCaggacccacaaccttttttaattttctataaataaatttaaactcatattaacatctaaacacatctaaactcatctcagGTGTGTTCCATAAAAATCACTTCACCATCTCAaatcactactattcataaataattcaactcatttcaattcaattcaacatccaaatgcaACCTTATTGTCACAAAACACATTAATGCATATAGCAAATACACCCAATCccattttattaataagatttttagtCAAGACCACGTTACCAACAATTGTATTGAGGAGAGTCAATTGAAAAATTGtatgatatatttatgtaaaaagaaatgttaAATACAAAGTGTGCAAACTTTACGTACTCCCTTAAAAAAAGTATAacccaccattaaaaaataatttttttatgtaaatcttaaatttatttacttttttcaaaaagagtggGCTGGACATGCACGTAGTCCTAGGACAGCAAACATAAATTCTTTTATcgaaattaaaaagagattgaaaaattgtaaaaacattactacaaactattttttatatagatcatcgaccttaaataatttttcttatattttcactttagatgtcatattaagaaaaatattgtataacaaaaaattttgagattcatattaataagtttataattcctcttaaatttaattttaattttaattttagaaaaaccatatacttgaaaatagataatatatagaaatttaaaaaattgggactacaaaaaaaaaaaaaaaaaaaaaaaaaaattgaagagagacatttctaaatatactaaaaaacaaaaaaaaaaaaaagaaagtatatggagattataatttttttttaggatcatttttatatttataaaattatgcatAAAATTTAAGGGCTATTATATgatttcaaaaaaacaaaaaattggggAGGGGCATGGCCCACTTGGAACAACGTGGCTCCACCACTGCacgttactttttttttatggacaCTGCACGTTACTTACCGCTATATGCAACACGCCGTGTATCCAATTTCAATAATAAACTTTGCAACATAATTCtgtttcttaattattattttatttaaggaACTATGTTTCTTAATTACCAAGAAACAGCAATTCCCTTCCATAGTTCCATGGAATATGTATAACCACTTGCAGATTTTCTATAAGCTAAATCTCCTCCAGTGTCGGATCCCTATAACCATCTAACTAAAGATCACTAATTTCAAAGCATGATTTCATTTAAGACAAAATAtaatttcattcaaatataaatactttttaatttcaaactttagattttttcatttactcgttacataaaaattacaatgttcccaaacttctaaaaaaagtataattttttcaaatttcaaaataaaaattatattataataatattttaactttataatatttttattcaactttttctcttatttatcaaaattcaattaAACATCATAATTCAAATCACTTCACtgctattcacaaactattttactactattcagaTCATTTTCATCTTATATCATTATCCCCTTACCTCTTCCTTTTTGGTACTGAAGGCCTTATTTCTCTTCTTCAGAAATCTAATGTGAAAGATATAGTGGACGGGATTTGTGTTTGTAGAGGTGCTTCAAAAATTAATCACCTTATGTTTACATATGATAGTGTTTTGTTTTGTAGTGCCACATTACAAACTAATAGAAATATACTTCATATGTTGGAAGTATATGAAAAAGCCTCTGGTCAAATGGTGAATAGGGATAAAACTTTCATGGTATTCAGTAAAAATGTCTCTACTAATACAAAAGCTGAGACTATGCAGTTTTGGCGTGTCTAACAACATCAAAATTATGACAAGTATTTGAGCCTTCCTCCTATGGTGGGTAGAGGAAAGTACCAAGTTTTCTTTGTGTTGCAAAACAAGGTGTGGACTAAGTTACAAGAGTGGAAGGAGAAGCTGTTATCTCAATGGGGTAAAGAGGTGCTCATTAAAGCAGTAGCCCTCTCTATCCCAACTTACACTATGAGTTGCTTCAAGCTGTCTGGTTCTTTATGTATTAAGTTGGAGAGTTTGATAgcaaagttttggtgggggcaaaagaatgagaaaaataaaataagttggATTAATTGGAGGAAGATGTGTGATTCAAAGATTTATGAGGGAACTGATTTTAAGGACTTGAAGACCTTTAACATGGCCCTCTTGGCTAAGCAAGGTTGGCGTATTCTGAAGGAGGAAGATTTGCCATTACACAAGGTTTATAAAGTTAGATACTTTCCTTCTACCAGTTTCAAATAGGCCAAGCTAAGAGCATCACCTTCTTTTGTGTGGCGAGGCATATGGGAAACTAAGAAATGCTTACTACAAGGGTGCAGGTGGAGGGTAGGAGATGGTAAGGCTATTAATATTTGGTCTGACTACTGGTTGCCAAATCATAAACTGGTAACAGTCTCATATTCAATCACTCAAACCCAGTTGAATTGGAAGGTCTCTTAGCTGATAGATGGCAATACTAAAAGGTGGGATATGGATAAGGTTAGAAGATGCCTACCTCTAAGGGAAGCAGAAGAGGTGTTTCACATGGTGTTAGCTTCTGATAGTAGACCAGATAGTCTGGTGTGGGAACATGAAAAGAATGGACACTTTAGTGTTAAAAGTGCTTACAAGTTGTTCATGTCTTTTGCTGAAGATAGGCAAGAGGGTGAGGTGTCATATTGAGAGGAGCATAAAAGAATGTGGAGAAAAATATGGAAGTTGCAGTTTCCTAATCAAGTAAAGATCTTTGTGTGGAGGGTGTGTAAAAATGGGTTACCATCTTTAAAGAATTTACAAGCAAAAAAGGTGGTGACAAAGTCATTGTGTAAATGGTGTCAAGTAGAATAAGAGGAAATAAATCATGCCCTGCTCAATTGTACAAGCTTCTAGGATGTCTTACTGGCCCAGCTTAGTTTCTTGCAGGATATCCAAGTTCAAAGAGATTTTGTTCAGGTTATGACACACTTGGCTATAAGGAATAGAGCAGGAGAGATGGAACACCTGGCCCTATGGTCGTGGGGACtatggtatagaagaaataagCTTATGTATGAGCAGAAGAAGTTGTCTCCTAAGCAAGTGCTAGATCATGCTCTTTCAATTCAGCAAGAATACAAATCAACAACAGAAGAGTAGAGAAGGGGGTTGGTGCCTCAATGCAGTTGGAAACCTCCACCCTTGGGGGTCTTAAAGTTTAACATCGATGGCGCTATATTCCATGACCAGTGCAGATCTAGTGTAGGCATGGTTCTTCGAGATGAGGGGGGTCATGTGATTTTAACAGCTAGTAAACCAGAACATGAGGTAAGTGACCCTATGGAAATAGAATTCTTGGCAGTATTGAGGAGTCTCCAAGTTTGCTTGCCTTTGGGAATCAGTGAGCTAAATTTGGAAAGTGATTCTTTATTGGTGGTCCAAGAGCTGAATAGAGAGTAGGAGTCTATATCTATATGGAGAAACTTGGTCCATGAGATTAAGAGATTGCTACAAGGGTTTCCTAAGGTGTCTATCCAGCATAGAGGTCGCATGGCCAATGTTGTAGCCCATTGTTAGGCAAAACATTCATGGCATATAGATGATCTAGTGATTTGGTGGGACTCTTTCCCTGAGAGTGTTTCGACTCTTTCCCTGAGAGTGTTTCTCAAGTCATATGGCATGATgttttgatgtaatttttttggtATTGATGAATAAAACAGTTTACATTGTtgatcaaaaacaaaaacacttgcacactaaataaatgaaaaatatttaaatgtaagCATTTATAAAACCTCATTACATATTTTAGTCAGATTCAAGGTAAATGTCATCAGTAATTTAGGTAAGGAATTGCTTGGAACAAAAATCAAGAGGCTCTGTTTTCTCTATCCATGACTATGAGCAAGTCTCCCCTACCCCCACAAGAaagtgacataatttaatttcgtagtattaatagttttttataactcatttcaaaatatttaattattcatCACATACCGAATATTAGACCCAAAAATAACTGGCAGTTAATAAAAAGAGTTACTCTACTCAACAGTTTACAAACCTGctaagtaaaaaaattcttttatttatttatatttctcagCAGGTGCATGGTGTATGACTactgaataaaatttttctcataaaaaatgTACATAGAAAAATACAAGCAAATAGAATACATTATGCATAATTGTCTTCTTTGAACAGTAAATGCTAAAGTAAGAGAAAGCTGCAACCAGTGGGAATTTTTCAATCTAATCCTTCCTCTGAAAAGGAAGAAGTTCGAGGAACAAGCTTGTATGTGAGCAGCGATCAGGGTTTCAATTAATCTTAGACCATCAAACCTTGTGGCAAATTTTTCAGTCGAAGATGACCTTTGATTCAACCTCCCACCTACTGAATACAGTTgaaggaggaagaagatcaGGAAACAGAGATGGCAGTAGCAGAAGCTGCGGCCGCTGAGGCAACAAAAGGTCTAGATTGATCCCTATTTTAAGACATGCAAGTCTCCTTCACgcctttaaaaaaattgaaaaaatatgaaaccCTCGTGAGAAAATCTGTTTTTAAATGATGGGTgtcattttttttgaaaaaatagcaGACAATATTTGCACATTCTAAAACTGTATCAAAATTACTCCAAAGATTTTCTCATTGttcaaacatttcagtttcaatgACCAAATTTCATCGTTCAATCGTTGCAACGACCAACCACGACTTTTTGCAACAAAATTAACACATCAGCACAATCTTCATTTCATTATATGCTTTTAATCTTCATTTCATTATATGCTTTTGAACTCTTAACACATCTGAGAAAAGTTCGTTTACATTGGCAACTCAATTATACACACAGTGCAGCTCCTATCTCAAATCGAAAGAAAAGAACGATGAATTGCCAGCAGGAAGTGAGAGGAATGcaccattttatttttagtcaTTCAGAGCCAACTGTCATACAAGTACTCAATTAGAAGCCATGCTCTCACTCTCTTTCACAAAGCCATCTCCTGTCCAGTCTTTGTCAGATTTTAAACCTTTTCTTATAGCTTTCCTCTGTTGAATTGCTTCCTGTTGCCTTTGTACCAAATCCATATGAGTTGTGAAGTACTGAAGAGAAACCCTGGAAAccacccaaaaacaaaacaaaaatgaagagaATATATTTCCACAATCAAGAACTCAAATTTCTGTTTACAGAATATATTGCCATTCATGAAAATTTATTCTCAAGTAAAGCAGATACCCCTTGAAATCCTCTATCGAAGAGAAATTGTGTGCTTTCATAAAATCCTTCAGCTCATCACTTAGTTTCTTCACAAGGCCATATCCATGCATCATAACCCCAGTACAGACCTACAAACATTGCAAATTTTATTAGAGAAAAAGGTGTGCTCCCTAATACATGACAATAAGTATACAAAAGATGCACCACCtaagaattataaaaagatCGAGAGTCCAAAATAAAGCACACCAATGACTACCAAAATACCCTTTCAAACAGGGAAAGAGACCCAACCAATGACTATTAAACAACCCTTTCAAACAGCAGCGCCAATCAACTACTACAACTTGTTGCTTTCTTAAGTTATCCAAGGTAAGAAACTTCCCTAAGGAGGTTGTCCATGCAAAAAAATGACTCAGGAAGCCTTATTTCGCCAAATAGTTTCCAAGGAAAGGACCTATGGTCATGGGAACATGATTCATTGTAAAACGACTTTACTTCTAACACTCCTCTCTGGAGTGGCCCAAGATGGTATCTAGGTGGGTCAGGAATCTATGAACCTGACCTATATATCTATTTGCGCATGAACAGAAgacaaatctcaaaacaaaacaagaaaactaATGTAAGCTCATATgacccaaaaaagaaaggaaccGCTACGTCTTTACAAGTCTAAAAAAGATATGGACAAAAATCATTGGCATAGTAAATTGCACTATGAGCATCAAGCCAAATTGAGAGATCTCTTTATCCCAAGTACGGGGTTAATTTGATTTTCCAAACACATGGTCATTGGATGCAATGAAATTTTTCTGTATATAGAAACAGTAAGTTATTTCCTTGTACCTGAACAGTATTTGCTCCAAGAAGAATAAACTCTGCCGCATCTCCACCAGTCTCAACACCTCCAATACCAGAAAGTGACAAGTCTTTATCACCAAATTCTGACTTCATCATTTTTGCAATACTCATTACTTTTGCTAGAGCAATAGGATGGACTGCCTTTGAAGAGTAGCCCCCCGGAGTTGAGTATCTGTTAACAAAATTTAGCACATGAATTCCCTGTGAATGATATGTTAATGTAATAGTGTCATATTGCTTCAAGATTACAAACCCCTCAACACAAGGCTCTGGACGTAAGTTGTCAAGATTTATTCCCATTACGCTCATGATTGTGTTAATAGCAGATATCCCCTCGCATCCTGATGTTAGAGCCACCCTAGCTGGCTATATACAGAAATGATTAATATCACTAAAGAGTAAGAAACCAACCAACATATTACTGTACATGAAAGTAAAGAATGCATATTTTGTGACAGGCATCCGGAGGAAAAGGGAGGAGAGAATATGGAAAGCAAAAAATGGAATTTCTTTAGTACTGCATTTTGAttgattcatttatttagaTCGGCTCTTAAAAAAGACCAAGGTAGAATGTGAAGAATGACGCTTCATCCCCCATCCTCTGAATATCCATAgtccaaaaaagaaaatgtcATTGATGTTTTGAGATTGGACTAAGTCATTATCTTTACAATCCTTATCATTAATGAATCACTGAATCCCACAAGATTGTGACTCATAGGGAAAATTCTCAGCGGAATAGAAAAACACTGGGTGAAATTCCAAAAGTCTATCCCACCAACGCCTACATTATTTATACTAAAGGTACTTCTAAAGAACGGCTCTTTCAAAAGCTTACACACTTAAATCAAAGATTTAAAACAGTACACAGACTAGCTATTGGTTAGATGAGAAAACAATTATTATCTGCTACCAAATCTACAGAGAGGTACCAAATGCAGATCAAATGACCCACACCATTGCTGTTGACTCGACATGATTCACACTAGTTCTAGTCATTTCTAAAAAATTTCTCTTCATTGAGTCGTCCAACTTGATAAACTTTCCTTATCCAAGCACTTGCAGCTTCAATCACTAAAGATATGGCACCACAAAAATTCTCGTATCAGTGGTCACAATGCATGGATCAGGCATAATGTTAGTCTGACATAATTTAGAGAGACATGCCAAAGATATGGGAGTAATGGGACCACAAATTCACAGAATGTGATTCAAAGATGTTATGTGTAACATGTGCCTCATGCATCACAGATTAAGTACTCCACATAAGCCTTAAAGAATAATCTATGGGGGGAAATGGCAATCCAACCTGTGTTATATCAGTGATGTTAGGAGTCATCTTTGCCCAAACAGGAACTGTAGCTTTTGCATTTATCCACCCAGAAACCTCTTCTAAAAGTGCACAATCCTGCCCAACAGCAGCACCCATTTTGCGCTCTGGCATTCCATGGGGACATGAGAAATTGATCTCTATGGCATCCTAAAGGAAAATGTCAGAGATCTTAGATGACAAAAGCTTTCTGCTGAAAGAAGTTTGTGTCACAGAAAGAAATTAGGCAATGACTGTAGCTTACAATTCCAGTTTGCTCAACTCTATCAATAAGTTCCTCCCAAGCAGCTTTATCATACTCCTCCATAATTGAAGCAATGAGAATCCTGTCTGGATActcttcttttaatttcttgaaTTCTTTCAACATTGTTTCAAGAGGACGATCACTTATGAGTTCTATGTTCTCCCACCCAATAATTTGCCCTTTGGTAGAGCCATTTGCACCTGCTCGTAGTCGGGCATACCGAGGGGTCACATTTATAACTTTGGCAGCATCTAGTGACACCTAGCAAAACAATTAATTGAGATTTAGGGCTAAATTTCCAAATGGAACAAAACAGCACAGTTCAGTTCCagtaacaagaaaaagaaaatatgcacacacacacacacacacataataaAAAGTAAAGGCATCATTGCCACTTTACTTAAAAGTTTCCCTAAACCCATACAAATTctcataaagcttttgatgTTTTGGCATCAAGTTACAGCATATACTGATAAAACATTCGAGAATATATCACCCAACCAAATATTTTCACTGGGCTTCTTTAATTTATATGTGTACCAATCTAAACTATTCTGCAGTTGCCATGAGTGGCACTTTTCATAATTCCACTCGAGTTTGGGCTGTTTTGTTCTATTTTATAGGCCACAAAGTCCATTGACAACAACACTAACCAAGAAAGGTTTGGACTTCCGTGTTTTTTGGAGTGTGCTTCTCTTGAATAGATGACTAAAAGGATATTGTCTTCACATGGCTAAAAGGATATCATAAgactagtatttttttaatccttGATATCCAAAGATTAGCTTATTATCATCACCTTAATGTGTACAAGTTAAAAAGGTAGTTATTTTCTAGATATTGACTATATAGGATTAAATATCCTTAAAGAGGGGAATATTGAAGAGAGCGTCGCCCAAACGCTTAAAGCAGCATAAACTAGGTAGATAATTACAGGCTACTAAGTTGTGTCCTGTGCAAAGCACCTAATACTTGATATTGTGCTATACGATTTTCTCCAGGTTTGTGAGACTCCAAATGATTGTTAGCCTTAAATGGCTCTAAATATCCAGGTCCTCTACAATTACACCTACAATTCTCACTTACATTATGGTCATCACTGCAATCATTACTTACGTATCCCATAAGTTAACTTTGGCCTTTTGAAATTCCAACTACAACTTGTTATAAGAAACCTAAGGGAAAATCTTCACAGAATTGAACTTGCACTTTTGAAGATTGTTAAGAAGGATCCCTGTGATTGAGCAGAGCTCAAGGTCCAGAAAGTAATATCCTGGTTCGGGTTCCATATTAAGCCAGCAATGGGAGAATGAAGGAGGATTGTGAAACGAATTCAGTGTGTTGCTGTCGAAATAAAGGCGGTGCAGAGCTCTTATGATGAAATTGAATACAGAACCTAACTTTAGCCAAAGCATTGACAGTTGAAattgggaaaaggaaaaagtttcAACTTATGGAATTACAAGTCATAATTTGTCCAAAAGAATCAATTTCATTACAGGACCCCGGCCAGTGTGAATTATGAATGTTAGCAAATAAGATACTTTGGATAAACCTATACTGCACTTCCAACTTTGCAAAAACCACTCCATAAAAGCACCAAACTCTGTGAGCTGTGAATATCAAAGAACATCAAATATGTGCCAACACGCTAGAAG
Encoded here:
- the LOC122299761 gene encoding dihydropyrimidine dehydrogenase (NADP(+)), chloroplastic-like, which codes for MASLSLTQIRSKNSVADFARHRRRTPWARPSRVGFKVFASSEARAEPDLSVTVNGLRMPNPFVIGSGPPGTNYTVMKRAFDEGWGAVIAKTVSLDAAKVINVTPRYARLRAGANGSTKGQIIGWENIELISDRPLETMLKEFKKLKEEYPDRILIASIMEEYDKAAWEELIDRVEQTGIDAIEINFSCPHGMPERKMGAAVGQDCALLEEVSGWINAKATVPVWAKMTPNITDITQPARVALTSGCEGISAINTIMSVMGINLDNLRPEPCVEGYSTPGGYSSKAVHPIALAKVMSIAKMMKSEFGDKDLSLSGIGGVETGGDAAEFILLGANTVQVCTGVMMHGYGLVKKLSDELKDFMKAHNFSSIEDFKGVSLQYFTTHMDLVQRQQEAIQQRKAIRKGLKSDKDWTGDGFVKESESMASN